Proteins encoded by one window of Candidatus Pelagibacter giovannonii:
- the gltX gene encoding glutamate--tRNA ligase produces the protein MSKVATRFAPSPTGALHIGGIRTALFNWLYSKNQKGTFHLRIEDTDKERSKDEHKIQIIKSLKWIGIEHDGDEYIQSTKISDHINVANELIKNGHAYKCYCSNEEIEEQKKRARQKKLPYVYNRKWRDLPESDAPKDIKPVIRFKSKIEGTSVLKDLVQGDVEIENITIEDFIILRNDGTPTYNLSATVDDHQMNMTHIIRGDDHKINTFKQMQIYLAMKWQVPLFAHIPLIHTIEGKKLSKRDNASTLDDYSKIGIMPDALRNYLLRLGWSYQDKEIFTLEESIKCFNLEGIGKSPSKLDMSRILSMNEHYIKTIDEKELYDHLVRYCEIYKEKIKPEKETKIKPSLTFLKNKAKTLEDIFNNAKYIIFDEVKFEDKDLELIDDKAKNIIKEFKEKIISIKSVSKETLEPVVNNLIKKYETNFKGVGQPLRVALTGSKFGPGLYDIIISLGKEEVEKRLGNKIVI, from the coding sequence ATGTCAAAAGTAGCAACAAGATTTGCTCCCTCACCTACTGGAGCTTTACATATTGGTGGTATAAGAACTGCTTTATTTAATTGGCTGTATTCAAAAAATCAAAAAGGAACATTTCATCTTAGAATTGAAGATACTGATAAAGAGAGATCTAAAGATGAACATAAGATTCAAATTATTAAGTCTTTAAAATGGATTGGCATTGAACATGATGGTGATGAATACATTCAATCAACCAAAATTAGTGATCATATAAATGTCGCTAATGAACTAATTAAAAATGGACATGCTTATAAATGTTATTGTTCAAATGAGGAAATAGAAGAGCAAAAAAAAAGAGCAAGACAAAAAAAACTTCCCTATGTTTACAATAGAAAATGGAGAGACCTACCAGAATCTGATGCTCCTAAAGATATCAAACCAGTAATTAGATTTAAAAGTAAAATTGAAGGAACTTCAGTATTAAAAGATTTGGTACAAGGAGATGTCGAAATAGAAAATATTACAATAGAAGATTTTATAATTTTAAGAAATGATGGAACACCAACATACAATCTTTCAGCGACTGTAGATGATCATCAAATGAACATGACTCATATAATTAGGGGTGACGATCATAAAATTAATACATTTAAGCAAATGCAAATATATTTGGCTATGAAATGGCAAGTTCCTTTATTTGCTCACATTCCATTGATTCATACTATTGAAGGAAAGAAACTATCAAAAAGAGATAATGCATCGACATTAGATGACTATTCTAAGATAGGAATAATGCCTGATGCTTTAAGAAATTACTTATTAAGGTTAGGCTGGTCTTATCAAGATAAGGAAATATTTACGCTAGAAGAAAGCATTAAGTGCTTTAATTTAGAAGGAATTGGTAAATCTCCATCAAAGCTAGATATGAGTAGAATATTATCAATGAATGAACATTATATTAAAACAATTGATGAAAAAGAACTTTACGATCATCTCGTAAGATATTGCGAAATTTATAAAGAAAAAATTAAACCTGAAAAAGAGACTAAAATTAAACCCTCATTAACTTTTCTCAAGAATAAAGCAAAAACATTAGAAGACATATTTAATAACGCTAAATATATAATTTTTGATGAGGTAAAATTTGAAGATAAAGATTTAGAATTAATTGATGATAAAGCAAAAAATATAATTAAAGAATTCAAAGAAAAAATAATTTCAATCAAATCAGTAAGCAAAGAAACACTTGAACCCGTAGTTAATAACTTAATAAAAAAATATGAAACTAATTTTAAAGGTGTAGGTCAACCACTAAGAGTTGCTTTAACTGGATCGAAATTTGGTCCTGGTTTATATGATATAATAATTTCTTTGGGGAAAGAAGAGGTAGAAAAAAGATTAGGGAATAAGATAGTTATTTAA
- a CDS encoding indole-3-glycerol phosphate synthase TrpC, with the protein MSKDVLEEIIKKKIEKVDLLKKSISINSLNEQIDQNKTFINFKDRIQNNIDNNKISLIAEIKKASPSAGIIIDDYNPIEIAKIYDTNKATCLSILTEEDFFLGNLSDISKVKEKINLPVLCKDFFIDKFQVPLAKSYGADAILIILAGVSDNLANELYEEAIRLNMSIIVEVHTIEEAEKALNFKEALIGINNRNLKTLKTDLNTTYDIYNVLSNHSSPLISESGIKTKEELLSLENKTEIKTFLIGESLLKNLNKNSIFSVL; encoded by the coding sequence ATGTCTAAAGACGTACTAGAGGAAATTATTAAAAAAAAAATTGAAAAAGTTGATTTATTAAAAAAATCAATTTCAATTAATTCTTTAAATGAACAAATAGATCAAAATAAAACATTTATTAACTTTAAAGATAGAATTCAAAACAATATTGATAATAATAAAATCTCTTTAATTGCAGAAATAAAAAAAGCAAGCCCGTCTGCTGGTATTATAATTGATGATTATAACCCTATAGAAATAGCAAAAATCTATGATACCAATAAAGCAACATGTTTATCAATTCTTACTGAAGAAGATTTTTTTTTGGGCAACTTAAGTGATATAAGTAAAGTAAAAGAAAAAATAAACTTACCTGTTCTTTGTAAAGATTTTTTTATTGATAAGTTTCAAGTACCTCTTGCAAAAAGTTATGGTGCGGATGCAATATTAATTATATTGGCTGGTGTCTCTGATAACCTTGCTAATGAATTATACGAAGAAGCTATAAGACTTAATATGTCAATAATTGTTGAGGTGCATACAATTGAAGAAGCTGAGAAAGCACTTAACTTTAAAGAAGCATTAATTGGAATAAATAATAGAAATCTTAAAACTTTAAAAACAGATCTTAATACAACTTATGATATCTATAATGTTTTGAGTAATCACTCCTCACCTTTAATTTCTGAAAGTGGTATTAAAACAAAGGAAGAACTTCTTTCTTTAGAGAACAAAACTGAAATAAAAACTTTTTTAATTGGTGAATCACTTTTAAAAAATTTAAATAAAAATTCAATTTTTTCAGTTCTCTAG
- the lpxB gene encoding lipid-A-disaccharide synthase, with amino-acid sequence MKKIFILTGEPSGDKLASTVILKLKIDNPDIDYLSVGGTHIKKLGIQSIFDLKEITYLGFTSVLFNVFKIRKKINITVDEIIKFNPDILFSVDSPDFTLRVAEKVKKINNNIKTIHYVAPQVWVWRKNRVKKIKKFIDHVLLLFNFEKKYFDEENIKNTFVGHPLIEKKDNVITTLDNLISKDKKIISLFPGSRNSETNVLLPILFNFIKLMNKKNLDYSFVFHATDENKEFIINKVKNINLDNIDVISDENIKYQVLSNSIFAVSKSGTISLQISSANIPSIIIYKLSFINFMIFKLLVNVKFANIINIINDKEVIPELLQKECNAEEIYKTVTYFLKNPELIEKQLAECEKTLEGIKSKSSSSSEAALILNNYLIP; translated from the coding sequence ATGAAAAAAATTTTTATTTTAACAGGTGAACCCTCTGGTGATAAATTAGCCTCGACAGTTATATTAAAACTTAAGATAGATAATCCAGATATTGATTATTTATCAGTAGGTGGAACACATATTAAAAAATTAGGAATTCAATCTATCTTTGACCTGAAAGAGATTACATATCTAGGTTTTACTAGCGTACTATTTAATGTATTCAAAATTAGAAAAAAAATTAACATAACTGTTGATGAGATTATAAAATTTAATCCTGATATCTTGTTTAGTGTTGATAGTCCTGATTTTACACTAAGAGTTGCTGAAAAGGTAAAAAAGATTAATAACAACATAAAGACAATCCATTATGTTGCCCCTCAGGTGTGGGTTTGGAGAAAAAATAGAGTTAAAAAAATTAAAAAGTTTATTGATCATGTGCTTTTATTATTTAACTTTGAAAAAAAATATTTTGATGAAGAAAATATTAAGAATACTTTTGTTGGTCATCCTTTAATTGAAAAAAAAGACAATGTTATAACAACATTAGATAATTTAATCTCTAAAGATAAAAAAATTATATCTTTATTTCCAGGTAGTAGAAATTCAGAAACAAATGTTCTTTTGCCAATTTTATTTAATTTTATTAAATTGATGAATAAAAAAAATCTTGATTATTCATTTGTTTTTCATGCAACAGATGAAAATAAAGAATTTATAATCAATAAGGTAAAAAATATTAATTTAGATAATATTGATGTTATTTCAGATGAAAATATAAAATATCAGGTTTTATCTAATTCAATTTTTGCAGTCTCTAAATCTGGAACAATTTCACTTCAAATCTCTAGTGCCAATATTCCTTCAATAATTATTTATAAATTAAGTTTTATAAATTTTATGATATTTAAATTATTAGTTAATGTTAAGTTTGCAAATATTATTAATATTATTAATGACAAAGAAGTAATTCCAGAATTATTACAAAAAGAATGTAATGCTGAAGAAATATATAAAACAGTAACTTATTTTCTTAAAAATCCAGAGTTGATTGAAAAACAATTAGCTGAGTGTGAAAAAACCTTAGAGGGTATTAAGTCAAAATCTTCTTCATCTAGTGAAGCAGCTCTAATTTTAAATAACTATCTTATTCCCTAA
- a CDS encoding OmpH family outer membrane protein, producing the protein MKIFFTSFLVLLLFFINPVISEQKIAIINMDKVISTSNLGISILKQLNDVKNKNSNFLKKEEKKFQEKEVKLISQKNILSETDFKNKVDKLKNEIINYNKIRNKMVSDFNKLKLDNTNNLLKLINPILIDYLNEKKISIILQKKDLVAAKTELDITDEIIKIINTEIKEFKIK; encoded by the coding sequence GTGAAAATTTTTTTTACATCATTCCTAGTTTTATTATTATTTTTTATTAATCCAGTTATTTCTGAACAAAAAATAGCAATCATTAATATGGATAAAGTTATTTCAACTTCTAATTTAGGTATCTCAATTCTAAAGCAACTAAATGATGTCAAAAACAAGAATTCAAATTTTTTAAAAAAAGAGGAAAAAAAATTTCAAGAAAAAGAAGTAAAATTAATTTCTCAAAAAAATATTTTATCAGAAACTGATTTTAAAAACAAAGTAGATAAATTGAAAAATGAAATTATCAACTATAATAAGATTAGAAATAAAATGGTTTCAGATTTTAATAAATTAAAGCTGGACAATACGAATAATCTTTTGAAATTAATTAACCCAATTTTAATTGATTACTTAAATGAAAAAAAAATATCTATTATTTTACAAAAAAAAGATTTAGTTGCTGCTAAGACTGAACTTGATATTACAGATGAAATCATTAAGATTATAAACACAGAGATTAAAGAATTTAAAATTAAATAA
- the lpxA gene encoding acyl-ACP--UDP-N-acetylglucosamine O-acyltransferase, translating to MIHKTAIIDPKAKISTNVNIGAYTIIGPNVEIAENSVIQSHVSIVGYTKIGKNNKIYSFASIGNDPQDLKFSGEQTNLEIGDDNKIREYVTINPGTEGGGGLTKVGNNCLFMVSSHIAHDCLVEDNVILANNVPLGGHAHIESNVIIGGNSAVQQFTRVGKSAMIGGMCGVVRDVIPYGIAHGNRSILQGLNLIGLRRKNIPNKEIMNLSEAYKEIFKDENLTQNLINLDQDFKKNELVLEVVNFLEKDKKRPICTPYSK from the coding sequence ATGATACACAAAACAGCAATTATAGATCCCAAAGCAAAAATCAGTACTAATGTTAATATTGGTGCTTACACTATAATAGGTCCCAATGTTGAAATAGCAGAAAATTCTGTAATTCAATCTCATGTAAGTATCGTGGGGTATACTAAAATTGGAAAAAACAATAAGATTTACTCATTTGCATCAATTGGAAATGATCCTCAAGATTTAAAATTTAGTGGTGAACAAACAAATCTTGAAATAGGTGATGATAATAAAATTAGAGAATATGTAACTATTAACCCTGGTACCGAGGGTGGTGGAGGATTAACTAAAGTAGGAAATAACTGTTTATTTATGGTTTCCTCACACATAGCGCATGATTGTTTAGTTGAAGATAATGTTATTTTAGCAAACAATGTTCCTTTAGGAGGACATGCACATATAGAAAGTAATGTTATAATTGGAGGTAACTCAGCTGTACAGCAATTCACTAGAGTTGGAAAATCAGCAATGATAGGAGGAATGTGTGGTGTTGTAAGAGATGTCATACCGTATGGTATAGCCCATGGTAATCGAAGCATACTACAAGGATTAAATTTAATAGGTTTAAGAAGAAAAAATATTCCAAATAAAGAAATTATGAATCTAAGTGAAGCATATAAAGAAATTTTTAAGGATGAGAATTTAACTCAAAATCTGATTAATCTAGATCAAGATTTTAAAAAGAATGAACTTGTATTAGAAGTAGTCAATTTTTTAGAAAAAGATAAAAAAAGACCTATTTGCACACCATATTCAAAATAA
- the fabZ gene encoding 3-hydroxyacyl-ACP dehydratase FabZ, whose product MTKKILNKKQISNLLPHREPMLLIDELHDIEKLSSATAIVYVKKDSFFVQGHFPDNPVMPGVLIVEAFGQAAAALTAHGLDKETYDNKLVFLMGVEKARFRSPVIPDCKLELKIQAIRTHGRVWKYKGDAFVDGKKMADAQWSATIVDKK is encoded by the coding sequence ATGACAAAAAAAATCCTTAATAAAAAACAAATTTCAAATTTACTTCCTCATAGGGAGCCAATGCTATTAATTGATGAGCTTCATGATATTGAAAAATTGTCTTCAGCTACAGCTATTGTTTATGTTAAAAAAGATAGTTTTTTTGTACAAGGTCATTTTCCAGATAATCCTGTTATGCCAGGTGTTTTAATAGTTGAAGCTTTTGGTCAAGCTGCAGCAGCATTAACAGCTCATGGTTTAGATAAAGAAACATATGATAATAAATTAGTATTTTTAATGGGTGTAGAAAAAGCAAGATTTAGAAGCCCCGTTATACCTGATTGTAAATTAGAATTAAAGATTCAAGCTATCAGAACACATGGTAGGGTTTGGAAGTACAAAGGAGATGCCTTTGTTGATGGAAAAAAAATGGCTGACGCTCAATGGTCAGCTACTATTGTCGATAAGAAATAA
- the lpxI gene encoding UDP-2,3-diacylglucosamine diphosphatase LpxI domain-containing protein (LpxI, functionally equivalent to LpxH, replaces it in LPS biosynthesis in a minority of bacteria.): MIGLFLGDTDFSDAVLKKIKRLNKKYFIIDFSKNNKFKKDINSHRISIGMFGKIIHLIKEKKSKKVLFAGKITKPKFSTLRLDLKGVYYMPSIIRAAKLGDAAIIKAIIKILYNENINVISSIFFNPELTVKSGNYTKLKPNMSDNSSIKKGINYFNKLNSLDHIQAVIVKNNTILSIEDRQGTKKMLSKLKKKSEGILIKLPKVKQDLRMDLPTIGLQTLKDCKKYGLKGIVLKSKKNIFLDKAKCITFANKNKIFIKVI; this comes from the coding sequence ATGATTGGACTATTTTTAGGAGATACTGATTTTTCAGATGCTGTTCTAAAAAAAATAAAAAGATTAAATAAAAAATATTTTATTATTGATTTTTCAAAAAATAATAAATTTAAAAAAGATATAAACTCTCATCGAATAAGCATTGGTATGTTTGGGAAAATAATACATTTAATTAAAGAAAAAAAATCAAAAAAAGTTTTATTTGCAGGTAAAATTACAAAACCAAAATTTTCTACGTTAAGATTAGATCTTAAGGGTGTCTATTATATGCCTAGTATCATTAGAGCAGCAAAATTAGGTGATGCAGCAATTATAAAAGCTATAATTAAAATTTTATATAATGAAAATATAAATGTTATTAGTTCTATCTTTTTTAATCCTGAATTAACTGTTAAAAGTGGAAACTATACTAAACTAAAACCTAATATGAGTGATAACAGTTCTATTAAAAAAGGAATTAATTACTTTAATAAATTAAATAGCTTAGATCACATACAAGCAGTGATTGTTAAAAATAACACTATTTTATCAATTGAAGACCGGCAGGGAACAAAGAAAATGTTATCAAAATTAAAGAAAAAATCTGAAGGAATATTGATTAAGTTACCTAAAGTAAAACAAGATCTTAGAATGGATTTACCAACTATTGGTCTTCAAACTCTAAAAGATTGTAAAAAATATGGCTTAAAAGGAATAGTTTTAAAATCTAAAAAAAATATATTCCTAGATAAGGCCAAATGTATAACCTTTGCTAATAAAAATAAGATCTTTATTAAGGTTATATGA
- the lpxD gene encoding UDP-3-O-(3-hydroxymyristoyl)glucosamine N-acyltransferase yields the protein MINPFFKNNGPFKISDILQLINLDNFKITNDQKIIDIKDLFTSQKNEITFFHSKKYKNIANNTKASFCITTDILKKELPKSCIPLVVENVLVSTSKITSKFYSSSINDNFDYTARDITETKYKDKVEYGKNVLIGDNVTLGSNCLIGHNTIIEQNVSIGDNCSIGSNVIIRNTLIDNNVKVLDNCVIGKHGFGFFPINEKNLRYPHIGIVIIGENSEIGCGCTIDRGSMSNTVIGKNTFLDNQIHIAHNVKIGKNSIIAGQVGIAGSSILGNNVRIGGQAGISGHLTIGNNVEIAGGSGVIKNISDNSKVMGYPAKNIRDFLKDNK from the coding sequence ATGATTAATCCTTTTTTTAAAAATAATGGCCCTTTTAAAATTTCAGATATTTTACAATTAATAAATCTTGATAATTTTAAAATTACCAATGATCAAAAAATAATTGATATCAAAGATTTATTTACGTCACAAAAAAATGAAATTACTTTTTTTCATTCTAAAAAATACAAAAATATTGCAAATAATACCAAAGCTTCTTTTTGTATAACAACTGATATTTTAAAGAAAGAATTACCTAAAAGTTGCATACCATTAGTGGTAGAGAACGTTTTAGTTTCAACTTCTAAAATTACATCAAAATTTTACTCTAGTTCAATTAACGATAATTTTGATTATACAGCTAGAGATATAACTGAAACAAAATATAAAGATAAAGTTGAATATGGAAAAAATGTTTTAATTGGTGATAATGTTACACTTGGTTCTAACTGTTTAATAGGTCATAATACTATTATTGAACAAAATGTTTCAATTGGAGATAATTGCTCAATAGGATCAAATGTTATCATAAGAAATACATTAATTGATAACAATGTTAAAGTTTTAGATAATTGTGTTATTGGCAAACATGGTTTTGGTTTTTTTCCTATTAATGAAAAAAATTTAAGATATCCACATATTGGAATTGTTATAATTGGAGAAAATTCTGAGATTGGATGTGGCTGTACTATTGACAGAGGGTCTATGTCAAACACTGTAATTGGTAAAAATACATTTTTAGATAATCAAATTCATATTGCTCATAATGTTAAAATTGGTAAAAATTCAATTATAGCTGGACAAGTAGGAATTGCTGGTAGCTCCATCCTTGGTAATAATGTTCGAATTGGTGGTCAGGCTGGTATTTCTGGTCATTTAACAATTGGAAATAATGTAGAAATAGCTGGTGGTAGTGGAGTGATAAAAAATATTTCAGACAACTCAAAAGTGATGGGATATCCAGCAAAAAATATCAGAGATTTTTTAAAGGATAATAAATGA
- the lexA gene encoding transcriptional repressor LexA, whose product MLTKKQKNLLLFINKKLRASGVSPSYEEMKESLNLKSKSGIHRLISALEERGFIRRLAHKARALEVIKLPETASANDIYNNFSPSVIKGGLDMENTNLNEMEIPVLGSIAAGTPVEAIQNEVSRIPLPSNLEKNGQYFGLKVQGDSMIEAGINEGDTVIIKRSDTADNGKIVVALIDEHEAMLKRIRRKGKTVALESANRNYETKIFGPDRVKVQGVLVSLYRNF is encoded by the coding sequence ATGCTAACTAAAAAACAAAAAAACCTGCTTTTATTCATCAACAAAAAGTTGAGAGCGTCAGGCGTATCTCCTTCATATGAAGAAATGAAAGAGTCATTAAATTTAAAGTCTAAATCAGGAATTCACAGATTAATAAGTGCCTTAGAAGAAAGAGGTTTTATTAGAAGGTTAGCTCATAAAGCAAGAGCTTTAGAGGTTATAAAACTTCCTGAAACAGCTTCCGCTAATGATATTTACAATAACTTTTCACCAAGTGTCATCAAAGGTGGTCTCGATATGGAAAATACTAATTTAAATGAAATGGAAATACCTGTGCTGGGTAGTATAGCTGCAGGAACACCAGTAGAAGCTATACAAAATGAAGTCTCCCGAATACCTCTTCCAAGTAATCTTGAAAAAAATGGTCAATATTTTGGTTTAAAAGTTCAAGGTGACTCAATGATTGAAGCTGGTATTAATGAAGGTGATACTGTTATTATAAAAAGATCTGACACTGCAGATAATGGTAAAATAGTTGTAGCTTTAATAGATGAACATGAAGCAATGTTGAAAAGAATTAGAAGAAAAGGAAAAACTGTAGCACTCGAAAGTGCCAATAGAAACTATGAAACCAAAATATTTGGTCCAGATAGGGTAAAAGTTCAAGGTGTTCTTGTATCTTTATATAGAAACTTCTAA